Within Chitinispirillum alkaliphilum, the genomic segment AAAAAGATCAGATACATCCATAGGGGAATAACTCCCGATACCATAAAGGAGATGAAAATAGTTTGACGGGAAACGCTGTCAGCAACAGGGTCAAATACTTTTCCAAAGTCTGTTACTTCCCCTCTTCCCCGTGCCACCATACCATCAAACAGATCGGAAAGTTCAATGAGCACAGCCAGGGCCAAACAGATCCACACCCACCCTATTTGCTCGGTTGGAAACCCGGTGACGAAAACATAGGCAAAAACCGGTGCTATTGCAACCCTCGATGCGGTAATGATTACTGCAGCATTCATGTTATGTCCTTATTGGGAGTATTGTTTTTCGCTATCACAAATAATAAAATCACTTATGCCCCCATTTTTTTCAAATGCCTTTTAATATGTGAGTTTTTTATCCCCGGGGGCATAGACCATTTATCAGAGTTTGACTTTTATGATTGTTTAATATTTATGCTATGAATGGTTCTCCTGATTTCTGATATAATCCGGGTCTTTAGCGCTCAAAAGTACAACCGATCAATGTGGACACATATTTATGGATATGATCAAAAAACTTGCCAAATCATTTCTGATAGCACGCTGTTTATGGGTTTATCTGTTTCCTTCACAAGAAGTTTTGCCCTGCCCTGATCTGATCAACAGACTTGAAAACGTGACATAACACTTGGTTGACATAACAAAAAAGCATGATTAACCTGGGTCTTTACTGGAACTGGGACCTGCTAAAACTCCCTTTTAACCGGTTTACCTGGTGCGGTACTCTAAAATATCCCTTTATCTCCCCCGGAAAACCCAAATTCAAAACAGGCCAAACAGATTTAGAAAGTATCAAAAAACACTCACCTCACAAAAGGTCGCCCCATGTTTTTCTCGCTATATTTTTCTATCTGGTTTTTGCCCTTACTCGGTTTGAAACTCAACAAGTCTGGAAAATGATGGCACGGCCTGTGCTTACAATAATTGTGACATATACTGCCATTGTGGCTTACAGGTTCATGACAGAAGAAAAGGACAGAAAGTTTTTGCAAAACACTTTTAAACAGTACCTTTTCCCAGAGCTTATTGATACTGTGTATAAGAATAAGCAAAAACCCAGTCTTAGAGGTGATGAAGTAGTAAGGAGTACATTTTCCAACGATATCGAGGGGTTTTCTACCTATTCAGAACAACTGCGTTCTCCAACCAGGCTGGTGGAACTTCTAAATGAATACTTAACCGTAATGACTGAGATTTTTCTGTCCCATTACGGCACATTGTATAAATATGAAAGGAATGCAATCATTGCCTTTTTCGGGGCACCGGTGGGAATGGCCGATCAAGCTGTGCAGGCGTGTCTCACTGCGCTCCAGATGCAAAAGGCTTTAGCCGATCTGAGGGGAAAATGGAGAGGTGAAGGCGATAAGTGGCCCCAGATCATTCACAATATGAGAATGAGAATAGGAATTAACTCCGGTCTGATCACTACCGGAAATATGGGGTCTGCGATCAGAACGAACTATCACCATGAAGAGTGATCCTGTGAACCTGGCTGTGCGCCTTGAAAGTGCTGCAAAACAGTACGGGGTGTATATCATAGTAAGCAAAAACACCCTCAAAATGTGTCACAACAGATTCCAGACACAAAAACCGGATACAATAAAATTTGTAGGTAAGACAGAACCGGTTGTAGTTTATAAACTTATAGGGGAAAAAGGTAATCTCGATCATGCTTTCAAAGTACTGCTTCCACTATATACAAAAAACCGGATTATATTATAACAGAGAATGGCGCGAAGCCTTTGAATTATTTTCTAAAAAAAAAGCACATGAACTTGAACCCAAACACCATCAATAAGATTTCTTAAACTTTGTGAGCATTACTCAGTTAATCCACCCGCTGAGAACTGGAATGGGGTGAATAAATTGACATCAAAATAGGAGAGTCCTATGATCTGCAAAATTATCAAATTACCCTTCTGGTTGGTATCCCGTGTATTGGCACTTGCTGCAGGAGTTGTGAAAATTCTTCTCTCTACAGTTGCCGGTCTTGTAGGTTTTCTGTTTAACCATGTGACAGGAACTATTTTTGGTGCATTGATTGGCCTTCTGCTCGGCAGAAAACATGTAGGCCCTAAGTTTGGGTCTGCTAAAAAGAAAAAAGCTTAAAAACCACAAGGACTAAAGTGATATGATAAAAGTTTTGGTAGTAGGCGGAGCCGGATATATCGGCAGCCATGTCACCCGGTGTCTTCTTGACAATGGATTCAGCGTGACCGTATACGACAATCTCTCAACCGGCTGTAAAGAGAATATATTCACCGGGAGTGAATTTGTACAGGGTGATATCCTTGATTTTCCACAGCTCATAAAGGTTATGGAGCAGGGCTTTGACGGATTGGTTCATCTTGCTGCACTCAAAAGTGTGGGCGAATCAATGTCGTTTCCGGAAAAGTACTCCCTTAACAATATCACCGGCACTCTCAACCTTCTCAATGCAGCATCCCAGACCGGTGTACAAAACATTGTCTTTTCATCTTCAGCTGCGATCTACGGAGAGCCGCAATATTGCCCAATAGACGAAAAACACAGAAAAAGTCCTCAGAACTATTACGGATTCACAAAACTTGAAATAGAGCGGTTTCTGGAGTGGTATGACAGGATAAAGGGGATGCG encodes:
- a CDS encoding Adenylate cyclase; the protein is MINLGLYWNWDLLKLPFNRFTWCGTLKYPFISPGKPKFKTGQTDLESIKKHSPHKRSPHVFLAIFFYLVFALTRFETQQVWKMMARPVLTIIVTYTAIVAYRFMTEEKDRKFLQNTFKQYLFPELIDTVYKNKQKPSLRGDEVVRSTFSNDIEGFSTYSEQLRSPTRLVELLNEYLTVMTEIFLSHYGTLYKYERNAIIAFFGAPVGMADQAVQACLTALQMQKALADLRGKWRGEGDKWPQIIHNMRMRIGINSGLITTGNMGSAIRTNYHHEE
- a CDS encoding CDP-diacylglycerol--glycerol-3-phosphate 3-phosphatidyltransferase yields the protein MNAAVIITASRVAIAPVFAYVFVTGFPTEQIGWVWICLALAVLIELSDLFDGMVARGRGEVTDFGKVFDPVADSVSRQTIFISFMVSGVIPLWMYLIFFYRDAFLQLLRIICASSGIVLAARKSGKTKAVLQGIGTFGVLLAILLIRYNVQWMPSEILGFHPGFWIMLIPAIFTLLSVIDYVIPNRKLIAKMMEKKG